One Archangium violaceum genomic window, TGCGCGCGGGTGAGGCACTTCCGCGGCTCATCTCGTCCAGCCGGGTGATTTCGGCCGTGCCCAGACTGGTCGTGAACTGCTCGAGCTTCCCCTCCTCGACGTACAGGCGAGGCGCCATACACGCCTCACACGAGCGCAGCGAGGCCGCACCGAAGACGCGCACCAGCGTCGCCAGTGCTTCGGTCGGATACCAGGCCCGCGACTCCTCGAACGTGGGAGTGACGCTCACGACGATGGCGGGCGTCAGGTCCTTGGCCACGAAGGCGCCGTCCTCGAGGCGCATGGCCAGGGTCTCCTCGAAGCGCGAGAGCGCCTCCCGTGTCGTCTCGCGCTGGGCGAGGGCCGTCATCGGTAGCAATGCGGCGAGCAGGACGAGGCGCGCTAGAAGCAAAATGACACCTCCACGCCCAGGGCGTGCACCTGGATGGGGCCCAGGTTCACGTAGCGGCCGATCGAAGGGGCATTGTTCATCGAAGGCAGCGATTCGACGAACACCGAGGCGCCGATGCGGTTCTTCACTCGCAATTCGAGCCCCAGCTGCAACGTGCCGAAGAGTGCATGGGGCTGGCCCTTGAGGAGCTCCGTGGCCAGGTCCTCGAGGTTGGGGACTCGGTCCTTGAACACCAGCGCGCTGAGTCCATGGATGGACGTCACCGAGCCGCCGACGAAGCCGTAGAGGTCGGGACGGGTCAGCGACGTCACCGACCCAGAGAGAAGACGCGAGATGCGCCCCTGGACCATCACCCCCACGTGCCTCTGAGGCATCCAGCTGGCGCCCAGCATGAGGCTCCCGGTCCAGGCGCGAGCCTGGGTGAGCGGCGCTTCGGCACCGGCCTGCAGCCAGAGGAAGGGAGCCACCATCACCGAACCACTTCCCGGGGCATAGCTGCGAACCCCGAAACGAACGGGCACCAGGTAGACGCTTCGTCCCCGCAGCGTGTCGAGGTACTCCTGCCGCGCCTCGGAGGCGCTCTTCAGGCGATCCGCGGTGCGCAGCAGCGCCGGAGACGAGGTCGAGGTGGACAGGGTCTTCGCATAGACGATGGGCAGCGCCGGCTCGAGCGCCGTGATGCGCGCGCGCAGCACCAGCGCGGCGCCCTCCACCTCGAAGTCGAGGAAGAGGGCATGACGGCTGCCGGAGAGGGCTCCCGCCGTGGAGAGGGCCTCGGGTTCGTCCACGCCACGGGAGATGATGGTGCCCTTGGCCCCCGAGTGCACCACCACCGACGTACACTGCGGGCAATGCGCGAGAATCACCCGGGTGCGTGGGTTCTTCACCACCAGGGAGGCGAAGTGGTTCTCGATCAGCGCCTGGAGCCCGCTGCCGAAGCCCACCGGCACGCTGACATCGGCGAGCACCACGGGCGTTTCCAGGGCGAAGACGGGCTGCTCGATCCAGCTGAAGACGAGCTCGTCGAGCAGATCATAGGCCTGGAGCTGGATCTGCGCCGCCACCTGCGCTCGCAGCGACTCGAGCTGCGCCCTGCGCGCCTCGGTGACCGTCTGCTCCTCGGCCAGGGCGGATACCGGCAACAGCGCGAAGGCCAGGCACAAGAGCACGGGCCTCACTGCAACCACCTCCACTCGCCACGCATGCACAGCCCGGCATGGAGTTGCGTCTCGCGCGCATCGATGATCATCAGCCCCAGGAAGGCGTCCCGCTCGTCGAGCACCCGCTGCGCGAAGTAGCGCGCGCAGGCGAGCGGGTAGGCCTTGCTTGCCGGCATGCGCCCAAGCACCGCGATGTCGCCCGCGGCGAGTACCGGTACCCGGTCCGACACCTTGTGCCCGCGCTCGGCGAGCTGCGTCCTGGCCGCGACCGAGATCTTCGCCGCCACCGCTGGCTCTGGATAGAAAGCATCCACGTGCCAGGTGAGCTCGCCGGAGCCGAGGGCACTCGCGATCCGGGTGATCTCACCCACCGTCTGGTCCAGCGACGAAAGGATGACCTCGTCACGGTCGGGTCTCTCCCCGTAGCGCATGAAGCGACGGGTGCAGGCGAGCGCGTCGGTGACCCCGGAGGTGCCACGGGGCGTTAGATCCGGAACCAGATCCGGATAGCGTTCGTGCGCCTGGGCCTGGCTGAGGCGGGTGCACTCCAGATTGCGGGCCTCTTCCTTGCTCTGCCAGGGCCCGGCGATGGGATCGTTCGCGCGTACCCCGTAGATCGGTAGAGGCATCAGGAGGATGAGCAGCAGGAGCTCCATGGGTCTCTCTTCCGGGGGCTCACTTCGTACTGGACGGAGGTTCGGGCTCGAAGCCGCGCATCACCACCGAGCGCATGTGCGCATTGAACGCGAGCTGACTGAGCTGGCCGTAGAAATCACGAGAAAAGTCCCGGCTGGCTCTGTCGCCGCCCAGTTTCTCCGCCTCGGACCGGACGAGGAGATCCAGCACGCCATTCACCGCCCACACGCTGAATCCGGAGTAGCGCACGAAGCGCCCCTGCAGGTTATCGGAGGCGAGCAGGAACCCGCTGGAATCACGAATGGTGACGTCCTGGGAGAAACTGGACTCGGTGATGGCGGGCACCAGCGTCAGCGTCAGCCCGGAGAGGATCCACAGAAGGGTGCTGTTGTCCTCGTGAAGCAGCCGCGCGCGCAGGTCGATGATGAGGTCCGGCCTGGCCTCGCCTTCCTCGTCACCACCTACCATCCCGCCCTGTTGCACCTGGACATCGACCTGCGCGCCCTGTGTCGTGAACAGCGTACGCAGGTGTTGGCACAGCTGTTGCGCCTCGTCCAACTTGAGGTAGTCACCGGGGATGCAACGCAGCAGAAACCGCTGGCCCTCGAAATTGGCCACCTGGGGGTCGATGATGACCGGGCGCTGCAGAGATACGAGCGGTTGGTAGACCGTCGTCACGCAGCCAGAGAGTATTACCGCGAGAAGCCACAGTAGGCCCGCGTGAAACCACCCGGACGCAGAATGTCGTCGGCTCATGGGGATGCGACTCAGTCATCTGGCGCCGCCGCTGAATGCAAAGGCTACGCCAGGGCACGAAGACTAGCCACTGCCCAGAAGAAAACACAAGGGCCATCTGCGGATGTCCGGCACATGGCGCACCCGCTGCCACTCACTCCCGCCGGGTTGGCGGTCGAAGTTCAAGGGGGTCCGCCCGCGTCCGCCCCGGTGCGGTGGTCCGACACCCATTCGTCACGATAGAGAAACACATTGATTCAAACCTTGCCCTCAAACATCAATCATGCCAAGGCAATCACATACCATCAATAGCTGGTGTTTTTTACTCGCGTCGTAGCCGCCATGGGCTGTCAGGCTGGGAAGGAGCCGCCCCGACAATCTCGGAGAGCCATGGTTCGCCCGTGCGATGCGTGCCCCCATTCCTCTATACTCCCGGCCCATGCCCACCGACGTCGAGCACATCGAGATCCGCGGCGCGCGGGAGAACAACCTGCGAGAGGTGAACCTCCGGATTCCGAAGCGGAAGATCACGCTCTTCACCGGCGTCTCCGGCTCCGGCAAATCATCCATTGTCTTCGACACCATCGCCGCCGAGGCCCAGCGCCAGCTGTTCGAGAACTTCAGCCTCTTCGTCCGGAACTTCCTGCCGAAGGTTCCGCAGCCCGCGGCGGACGCGATCGAGAACCTGAACATGGCGGTGATCGTCGACCAGAAGCGACTGGGCGGCGGCTCGCACTCCACGGTCGGCACGGCGACGGACATCAACCCGCTGCTGCGGCTCCTCTTCTCGCGCGTCGGGCAGCCGCACGTCGGATACTCGAACCAGTTCTCGTTCAACGAGCCGCAGGGCATGTGCCCCGAGTGCAACGGCATCGGGCAGAAGCTCGGCGTGAGGGCAGACGGCTTCCTCGACATGTCGAAGTCGCTCGCGGAGGGCGCGGTCCAGGTCCCGGTGTTCGCCAAATGGGAGAACGGGATGTACGCCGCGTCGGGATTCTTCGACGTGAACAAGAAGCTGTCGGAGTTCACGAAGGAGGAGATGGACCTGCTGCTCTACGCGTCGCCGCGGAAGTTCAAGGCGAAGTTCAACGGCAACGACATGAACGCGACGTACATGGGCATCATCGAGAAGTTCACGCGCGCGTACATCAAGCGGGATCTCAAGACGCTCTCGCCGAGGACGCAGAAGGCCGTCACGCCGTACCTGACGATGGGGCCATGCCCCTTGTGCAAGGGGGCTCGGCTCAGCCAGGCCGCGCTCGGTTGCAGGATTCAGGGGAAGAACATCGCCGAGCTGACGGCGATGGAGGTCGATGAGCTCTTGCCCTGGGTGAAGGCGCTCGAGGGCGCCGCCGAGGCGCCGCTGGCGAAGGCGCTGGCGGAGCGGCTCGGGCACGTGGTGGACATCGGGCTGGGGTATCTGTCGCTCGACCGCCCCACCGACACGCTCTCCGGCGGCGAGTCGCAGCGGATCAAGATGGTGAAGCACCTCGGCTCCAGCCTGGTGGAGGTCCTCTACATCTTCGACGAGCCCAGCGTGGGCCTGCACCCGCGCGACGTGTACCGCCTGGGCGCGCTGCTCCGGGCGCTACGGGACAAGGGCAACACGGTGTTGGTGGTGGAGCACGACCCGGACGTCATCAAGATCGCCGATCACGTCGTGGACGTCGGGCCTCACGCTGGCCGGAAGGGCGGCACCGTCGTCTTCGAGGGCTCGTACGAGAATCTCCTGAAGTCGAAGACGCTCACCGGTCAGTACCTCGAGCGCCAGCTGCCACTGAAGGAGACGCCGCGTCAGCCGAAGGGAAGGCTGCCCATCCGGAACGCGCGCGTGAACAACCTCAAGGACGTGAGCGTGGACATCCCGTCCGGAGTGCTCACCGTCGTCACCGGAGTCGCGGGTTCGGGGAAGAGCTCGCTCATCCACGAGGTGTTCGTCCCGACGACGCCCGGTGCGGTGGTCATCGATCAGTCCGCCGTTGGCACCTCCAGCCGTTCGACGCCAGCCACCTACACCGGCGTGATGGACGATCTGCGCAAGGAGCTGGCGGACGCGAACGACGTGGACGCTTCGCTGTTCAGCTTCAATTCGAAGGGCGCGTGCGAGACGTGCAACGGGCTGGGCGTCCTCTACACCGACCTCGCGTTCCTGGAGGGCGTGAAGACTCCCTGCGAGACGTGTCATGGCAAGCGCTTCAAGGACGAGGTGCTCGAGTACAAGCTCGAGGGGAGATCCATCAGCGACTACCTCGCGCTGAACGTCACCGAGGCGCTCGCGGCGCTCGGGTCCGGCAAGGGCGCGAAGAAGCGCGTGCCGCTCCTACGGAAGCTGGAGGCGATGCGCGACGTCGGCCTGGACTACCTGACCCTGGGCCAGCCGCTGAACACGCTCTCGGGCGGCGAGTGCCAGCGCATCAAGCTCGCGACCGAACTGCACAAGAAGGGCTCGGTCTACGTCCTCGACGAGCCAACGACGGGCCTGCACATGTCCGACATCTCGCTGCTGATGAAGATCATCGACCGGCTGGTGGATGAGGGGAACACCGCGGTCGTGATCGAGCACAACCTGGACGTGATCCGGAGCGCGGACTGGGTGA contains:
- a CDS encoding ATP-binding cassette domain-containing protein; this encodes MPTDVEHIEIRGARENNLREVNLRIPKRKITLFTGVSGSGKSSIVFDTIAAEAQRQLFENFSLFVRNFLPKVPQPAADAIENLNMAVIVDQKRLGGGSHSTVGTATDINPLLRLLFSRVGQPHVGYSNQFSFNEPQGMCPECNGIGQKLGVRADGFLDMSKSLAEGAVQVPVFAKWENGMYAASGFFDVNKKLSEFTKEEMDLLLYASPRKFKAKFNGNDMNATYMGIIEKFTRAYIKRDLKTLSPRTQKAVTPYLTMGPCPLCKGARLSQAALGCRIQGKNIAELTAMEVDELLPWVKALEGAAEAPLAKALAERLGHVVDIGLGYLSLDRPTDTLSGGESQRIKMVKHLGSSLVEVLYIFDEPSVGLHPRDVYRLGALLRALRDKGNTVLVVEHDPDVIKIADHVVDVGPHAGRKGGTVVFEGSYENLLKSKTLTGQYLERQLPLKETPRQPKGRLPIRNARVNNLKDVSVDIPSGVLTVVTGVAGSGKSSLIHEVFVPTTPGAVVIDQSAVGTSSRSTPATYTGVMDDLRKELADANDVDASLFSFNSKGACETCNGLGVLYTDLAFLEGVKTPCETCHGKRFKDEVLEYKLEGRSISDYLALNVTEALAALGSGKGAKKRVPLLRKLEAMRDVGLDYLTLGQPLNTLSGGECQRIKLATELHKKGSVYVLDEPTTGLHMSDISLLMKIIDRLVDEGNTAVVIEHNLDVIRSADWVIDLGPDGGSKGGEVVFEGPSAELLKAKSSLTGAALRGEF